In Kryptolebias marmoratus isolate JLee-2015 linkage group LG2, ASM164957v2, whole genome shotgun sequence, the genomic stretch AGGTagaggaatgtgatggggagaaaacttTGAGGGACCGCACATTTTCCtgtccagtttgtgttttatagatcgCAAACTTTGAGTGGAAATTGACATATGCCCATTTTGTGCGTACGCCGAATTTATAAATGAGACACTTGGtttaatatatacatatatacatatatatatatctatatatctatatatagatatagatatatagatagatagatagatagatagatagatagatagatagatagatagatagatagatagatagatagatagataatatttattttaggtcAGTAAGGCGGCTAAATTCACACATCAGCTGATTATTCACTCCATGTCATTGagtgtataaaataataaaagacatCCAACAGGAACCTGGAAACTGAAGCCAGAATGGGACCGGCTTCCTTGTCGcctgatataaaaataaaacagacgtCAGATTATTTTTTGGAGGTGTGGACTGTTGTTGATTCGCTTGGTTCTTACCTTGCTGTTCTGTGtttaaatatgaacatttccaacatgtttggctgtaattagttattttatgtctaaaagaaaggtcatgtgtgtaaggattgggttttgttttcttttggatttattttgctcttgttttcttgtctgtctTGTGCTTCATTcagtattcacttcccctctgtttgcccctgattgtctgccacgcccatctccacctgtcagttattgtaatcactcacctgtgcccacttcccataatcatgccctgtgtttaaaacctggtcattctCTCTACtaccccgctggatcattgttgtgtttttcgtTCTGCATTGTCTTGTCCTGCCATGCCCTGCCCCTTCATTTggatattttgttattgtttcttttgctgcttcgtcagcccttttgtttttcctattttgtttaagtaataaattagtttcttttaaagatgattttgtgTTCTGGattcgcctctgtctcccctcacCTTGACAATGTGACACCATGACTGTGTGCAGGGcagtaggcggggcttaaagcgcCACATTCCGAAGCCTTTGGTTCGAAAAACCCAACACGGCAGCAAGGATAAAACAGGATCTCATCGCTACAATCGGCAGGGCTGTCAAGGTTGTCAAGATTACTTTGATGCTCTACGGTAATTAGTCCAAAGCTTCACAATTTATGACCCATTAAAATTACTACCTGTCTTAATGGAAATATAACTTTATAAACAGTCACATCAATTCAGAAGCTGAATGAATGTTAAAGCAatagtttggttgttttgaaAAGGGGCTGTGTGAGGTTCACTTACATTCCCActgttacaaaacaaacagaataacttttactgcatttttaattagatactttttgctttttacttgAGTAAAGTTCTACTCTGGTGGCTTTACTTGCACTTAAGTCAAATTTCATTATAGCAACTGCCTTTTTACTTGAGTAGATTATGTTAGTTCCCTTAATTTCCACTGCCTATTGTGAGTTAACGAGTTTTCTATTCTTATATTCATATTTTCATCAGTTTGCCACTGCAAATGGAAATCTTTTTGATTGTGTTAACAGTCTGAGAGACATAAAACTGGTTGTTTATACTGCTTGTTGTGGGCAACACTACGTTAAGCAACAAATAtatctgacaggaaacaaacacagtcaTGACTAAAATAGTTCAACATTTTAGTGGAACTTGAACAGACAGTTCTTCTACGATGTTACATCTATTTGAAGGTACGTCTCCGCTCAAATTTAGCAACAGGCCTGAGGTCTCTGCATGAAAAACCAGACCTCTAAATACATCGGAGGAAAGTTTTGTCAGTGCTAAGTAAATAACCACAAAGctgagagagagggggagataGGAAAAAGGGTGGCGGTGGTGGCGAAGCAATGAAAGGTGCTGTAAACTTTAGCATGTGAGGtaaacactgcagaaacattattgtctACTTGAAtttaacaaaagacaaaaatacaagatGTCAGATTTCAAcatgtaatattttctttttttttttaaagatgcaatAAAGATTTTCACATGCAGGTAGTCTAAACAAGTTTCTACagagcttttactttttaaagtataCATTTCttgaatcttttgtttttcttaagatAAGTTTTTACTTCATGAAATTAAGcctttatttctaaagctgaTCTTTTAGTTTGGCAGCATTTGTTTGCTGAACAGAAgctgctatttaaaaaaaataataataaaaaaaaaataaggtgatAGTTTGATGAAGTGCATTTTTATGTgagtaaaactgaaattatttaaCGTGTCTCTGTCTTATCAAGGTCCTTCGCTCTGGAAATGTCAGCGAGCTTCAACAGGAAGTGGTGGTTTTAGCATTACCCTCCAAACTTAAAGTATAATTTTTACTTCTGGTGAGGGTTAAAGTTTGACGTGATCGCCGTTAGGTCTGAAAAAGTTCAACTCTTTAGAAATATTTGGATTTGGTCCAAAgagaaagacaataaaaaccgTTACATAAACAGGTAAACAGATTGTAGTGGTCTTGTGGTTTTGTCCCATGATGCTCGGAGAGGTTAAAACAGGCTCACACTGTTCACACTGTACAAGGGGCTGACAATGAACGCTGACATGTGGATTTTCCTCTTAGCTCCGTGGCTCATTTGTGTTTCTTCAAATGGTAAGTCTTTTAAGAAACtttactttgatttgttttgccTAGAGTTTTTGAATTTACTGAactcaagttaaaaaaaagaagctactTCAATTCATCTAATAAAATAGGGGGTTCCAGTTGAAAGCAAATATAAACAATGTTGAGTATGTCGCAGCTGGAAATAGTGGAAATAGCTGATTTAACTCCACCTGAGACTATAAATAGTTTCTATTGCCACAAACGTGTAAGTGATCCACTTTTATATAGCACAGTTTTAACCTGTCCAGGTTCGGCAAACCTATTCTCAGCACGAGTACTGCAGGTGGTAGTCCCACTAGATCGTAATCAAGAGAAATATTTGGCTCAACTATTTAGAAGTAAAGAATCTAATAATCTTCATAAGCTGAGCTATGATGTTAAGCTAAAAAGCAGAGATTGCTGGAAAGAGCAAATATATACTATTTAAAGCGCAAGTCGATCATCATGTTTTGAGGAAATTGTGAAAACTTGAGTGGATAATGGTTAAAGGATGTGCTAGAAGCTGTGTCGTTGAACTCTCTCTGAGACCAGCTCgcaacaaaaggtgcaaaaagCGAGGGAATTTGGTTCAGGTTATATCAGATTTCTATGCAGTTGTCACGGAAGAGGAGCCAACACTGCACCCATCCTCCACAGTTATGGGTTTGGTCATTTTGTTCATTTGCCAAATAAAAAATGCGCTTCTAAGCCTGTACCGCGGTTTATGTCTGCCATGATGGTGGTACTTGTTATGAAAGCTTCAGAATAAATGGTGTAAAGCATTGTCAAAATTTTGAAGGATAAAGTATAAACTATCATCTCTGTGCAGCCAGGAGAAATCGCAAATAAGGGGGGCTGgagctcttgtaaatgtttggTCAAATTTGATGACCGATCTACAGAACCAGCAGTAATGTTTAATAGTAAAAGTGAAACCGTTTAGGCAGGCACATTGCAAACAGACCTCATGGTAAGGCTATGCTGCATTTAGAAAAAACACTTATGAGCAAAAAAAGTACTTCAGTTTGTTctccaaagaaaaaagatctgTCAGGGTGCGAtaagtttttcatgtttttaaagtaatggATTTTGATATGGGCGATATGGCTCACCACCCAGGACGGCATCTTGTGTGTTCATACTTTTATCCTTCAAAACTGCCTTTATATTTTTTGCAGCACAAAAAatatgaaggaaaaataaaaggctaTCTGCCGTTTGCGCCCTGACTGAGTTTTCCAGTCAGTTTGGGGAATAAGGTTAATTTGGAGAAGATGTCGAGGATGCTTGGAGACTACAGGAACCATCTTGGCTTCCGTCTGAGACAGTATAAAACTCAGCTTCACCATCAAATGACATAAAGCAGACAAAATACTCCTGAAAGCTTGAAATAAGCTGCTTAGTTAGAGAATAAGACACATTCACTTCACCATTGAAGCTCTCTCACATGGAATTGATCAGACCTGCCGCAAGCTGTTTACTCCTCTGCCTCACACTGTGATGGAAGAAGTGTCTAGGTTTGTTGAAAAGGTCCAGCTATCACAGCGTCAGAAGAGCCGGGAACGTCAAAAGCTCTTAAAAATTCCAACAGGGAGCTGTTTCTTCATCACAAACCACCAGGCGAGATCAAGAGGATGTCGCCAACACAAAAATTCGGGACCGGTGGGTTAAAAATTTGTCTGACAGAACCCTGACACAGCCTGAGAAAGACGTGCTGGCCAAAGGACtgatttttttgccatttctccACAAGAAATACCTGTTGTGGATAATCACTGCCACCGAATCCACTATTAGCAACAACAACCTGGCAGAAACAGAGGCAGAACACAGACGAATGGCTCAACACAAGAGggccagctcttcaggacaagactcatcCGTGCTCATACACCTCAGGGATAATGGACACTCTTTGTATTTTgaaccgagaagacagatggtttgagagggaggTGAAGGAATCcgagagaaaccaactttaaacagagaacGAGGTCTcacatttcagctttctaaaaatgaagcattaggcctgatccccagtcagtttcacttcaATCAGaacctgcattcatgtgaccagagtggcccatttgtgagtcaggctaacaaagaccctaatgagcctctattgtaaggagagtgagtgtaatctgcatgtgaatccagtttacagaacattttagctttaaaagcttgaactccacacaaaaaactttttgaattgagaaagctcctcggatgagaagcgaaacatcttaaactacagaatagaagtccagttgtttttttgttttttttaatcttctttggacgaaggagaaggaggagcgAGACAGAGGACAGGTCCACCTCAGAGCATGAGACAGGGACATGGCGTCAGGAAGGCATAGCTACAGCTGTCatcatgaaaatgaataaaaagaaaaactaaaaagcaaaaatcaagtgaaaaatgtttaatattttgtttgtgttatatCCTAAATGTAATTCCagtcatttaaatccatttcaTGTTAAACATTGCTgtatatttcctgttcaaacagGAAGGAGACATTGTTGAATGATATTTGTACCAGACAAAtagaaactttttttatatCAGGTAAACTGTCTGGAAATACCAGAGTTGACCCAGGTTATGGCAGGCCATTTTAATATTATAAAGTATAAACCTATATTTATAGGTTTTCTTCTTGAAACAATAACATGAATTGTTGTAAAAATGGAGTAAAAACCAATGTAGTTATTGTGCATGTTGGTGAAGTGGGTAAGTGATGTTCTTTCAACTTTGCATTTGTGTTTATGAGCCAATATAAATTAGCCAGTGGGTAAATCTGACACATTTATTCTTATCTCTTATAGTattaatgttttatgtgtttgtttccctttaaacactaaaactaaagaaatataATGAGTGTGTGGTTGTTTCATGATCACGGTATTGTTATTAACGTATAAAATATTCTTTATAAATCAAATATTCCTTGTATAGCTGACAGACATAAcagttctttaatttttctgaaattgttctgtttatttttttctattcagGTCAGCCGTCCTCTGTTGAAACTCCTCAGAAGGATCCTTGTAGAACATACACAATCACGGCTCCTCTCGGCTCTTCTGTGCTCTTACCGTGCATCTTTTCAAAACCTAACATTAGCCGAGTCACCTGGGCTCAGGTAGACAACATGGACCGGATCCTGGACGTGGTCCGTCTGACATCAAAGGAGCGAGTTCAGTTCCTCGACCCCAGACACGGACGAGTGAAAGCCTTTCCAAACCAGGCCTCGTTGGGGAACTTCTCCATCTCCATCGACGAGCTAAAAAAGAATGATCTGGGGTCTTATTTCTGCAAGACAGAGAACAAATGTCTTAAAGTAGAGCTGCAAGAACAAAAGGAAGGTATGTCATTACTCTTTGATTGTGTGCACATTTATTTCAAGGTCTCTAGTCAACAAGAGAagagctgcttttagctttaatgtaACGCCTAAAGTCTGAAGCACAGAAACACTTTAGACCTACCATCTGAAATTCTGACAAACTGTGCTCTGGCacagtttacttttttaataagCCTATGCCACATCCACCACAAGTGGATTGGAATTGCTTCTCtatttaaactcaaaaatatagtttttctCATGGGCCGTATAAGCGTTGTGGCAACAAGAGAGAAAAGGTCAATTTGTAGAGTATTAACAAACCAAATAACGGGAAGGCTCAAGATCGCACAGAGCGAACTAAAAATCAAGtacagagtttgtttgttttttttaaaaagtccagaAATCTGAGACAATAAAGCAGGCTCATTGGTTTTATCCTAAATAACAGACTGTCCGAATTTACATTCATAAACAGAAGGTGCTGCATGGACCTtgaaatgaagtaaaaaaacaaattacacaaaacaacagcactgcatcagtcttctgaaaagaaaaaaggaatttaCAAACCATTATGGCTTCAAGTACAGATTACAGTCATTCAGTAAAACTCAGAGTactgtttgactttaaaactgtaaaaaaaaaaaaaaaataataataataatccaaatAAACCAATAATCCTGTTTTTGGGCCCTTTAAACCTCGGGGCCCTGTGCTACTGCTCCTGTAAGCCCTTTACAGAAAGTCTGTCTCATAGCTGCAGATactgttttcacttttatcGCCTAAAATACTTATGTTCATGTataaacagcttgttttttttgttacattaacAAGTGAACTTGGGCTAATAATTGATGGCAACATTTAATTAATAGCATCAAAATCCACTTGCAGCTACTTCCTGTTAGCCTCTCATACTGTCCATAGTAGAATAAATTATATTTGATGTTGTTTACCATTTTTAATTCAAGAGTTTTTATAGACATGCCACATATAGCTAAGTTATAGGTAGGTGAAGGCCAAGGATTTggtaattttcagttttttatgcctaatttttgtcattaatgtatttatttttttatttaagcacaaGATAGTTGTTCtaaactctatttctttttattcaggTGAGCAGTTTGATGAGGATCGTTGTGAAACTATCACACTCAGGGCTCAACTTGGCTCCTCGGTGCTCTTACTATGCAACCTTTCAACAAACGGTGGTAGCTGGGTGAACTGGGTGAACCTGAATAACTCAGTCCTGGTCCGACTCTCACCAAACGGGCGAGTTCAGTTCATCGAGCCCAGACAAGGCCGAGTGAAAGCCTTTCCAAACCAGGCCTCGGTGGGGAACTTCTCCATCGCCATCGATGAGCTGAAAGACTCAGATCTGGGCTCTTACCGCTGCAGAAAGAGGAATAAATGTTTACAAGTGGATTTGCTTGAGAACAAAAGTATGTGGCGCTCGGGTTTCTGGGTTTGTTAAAACAAAGCGGGAGCCTGTGCAGAGGCATGCAGTCTTATTCCTTTTGTTAAGGTCACAAACCTCAAGCGTCTAAAATGTGACAGAGGACAAATGAAGCGGCTGTTTCCTGTGAAACACatctttctaaaaccacaactTGTTGTGCAGGTACTCTAGATGCAAATGCATGGCGTCTGATTTACATCTGCGTTGGAGTGGCTGCTCTCTTCCTGCTCTGTTTGGTTAGCTACTTCTGCTGGCTGAAATGGGCAGGTGAGTAGCTGCcccttttagtatttttacttaaattagCGTTAATGAAAGGATGGATATTCAACCAACATTTTGCTCCCTTTCAGGCCTgtggaacaaaagaaaacaggagtACACTGTCAATGAAAATGCTGCAGGTAAACAACTTTTTGAGGGCGACGTCACTGGAGAGTAAAGCTTTTGCTGTGCACACAATTATATCTTGGACTTGTTTATTCTTTtgtatataaatacataaataacacaaattcTGCATAAAAAAGCCTGTACTGTTATTTAACATTAAtcactttattttgtcttgCATGACAATTTATTGCAATTTATGTTGTGCTGGATAGTACAGacggttctgtggaaaggtcaaaaacaattaatatcttatgtGTTGCACATAGCACTTTGAATGACCACAATTTGGAAAAATAGAAATTAATCCTTACTGGACTGAGAAGCTAACCGCTGGTCTGAGTGGGTTCAAGACCAGGTgcagtcttaaaacagctccgctcttaaatgttttctctgtgttttgtgaagaaaataaatactgttaAATTTGAATTACATTGTTATTTACATGGGTTTCTGTAGGTTAGTGCAAAGAACAGAATGTCGGTAGCTAATaggagcaaaacagtagctaaaaactgcactaaaagaagcaaagtggtagctaaaagtacaaaaactgtagctaaaagttagcCAAAGAATAGTTACGTTTAGCAAGACAGATAATAAAGTtagcaaaactttagctaaaagtagaaaaattgttgctaaaacctaaaagtggtaaaagagtagctaaaagtaacaataaaagataaaataggGCAAGTCtgtgaagcagatttcaaagaaatcaatgtttttgaactgaAGAGATCATAATGTACTTTTGATGGGGAATTTTATGTTAAATAGCTCAATAtttagaagagaaaaaaaaggttagaaaatacaaaaatcattgatgtatgaatggctaaaaaagCAGCTTGTGCAAATAACAATCgttccaaatctgcctgtcctACATTTCAAAGTGCCCTAcagtagattaaatcagaaacatgGCAGCGGATGTGAAACCAGTTTAATCTGTATCACAAAAAATGCACGAAGAGCAGTAAAaatttcacaataagagtctgcAGAAATACGTGAATAATAAGCATGAAACCAAAACTGGTctttgaggtttttttctttttctttttgaagctTCAATTGGCACAGATTGTACAGAGATGCAAAAAACACAGTCTGCAGGAGTGTTCAAATAAATAACCCAAAGACCAGCTTTGGTTTCATGCTTATTATTCACGTATTTATGCAGACACCTAAAGAAattttcacaacttttccacaACAATTTTTCACAGCAGGCCGAGGAATACAGCTTTGTAAGTCGTgaacacgcacacaaaaaaaatatgatattcTAAAAGTGGCTGCTCAAATCGTGGCCGTGCGTCACTTGGTTGCAAGCTTAAAATTTAGTGAGACTGCAGGTCAAAATATACTTATTTTCTCACAACTTTGAGTCCCCAgctagtctccagcagtcacaggcCAGTGTGAATCTAcgttaatgtgtttttctgcaggtgccAGTGCTCCCCCTCAGGAAGCAGTCTGTGAAAATCAGATCGGTAATTCAGCTCCTTAAGTTATGTTTGTAATTAATATCTGAATCGTGTaatagtgcttttattttattttttttctgtttgaccatTTGAGGTGTCACTAAATCTGCTTCTTTCTTCTGCAGATGGAGACAACAATGTTTATGGTGCGTTCAAACATTCATCCTTCCTCTTCATTTGATCTGCTTTTAACAAATACCATTTCAGCTGGTCTGAAAATAATCCCCTGCAGAAAGTTATCACCCACACACAACGACGACACAGGTTTTTATtgaatctctttttttttttgctaacgaTAGAAAACGACGACCAGTACCCGGCAAACAGGGACCCGGCCAGGAACCACAGTGGCCCACCAAGGGATCTGCATGCTCAGGGCCAGACTCAGCCCGTTCAAAGCAACATTGGGATTTATCCAAACCTGGAAGAATTCAAGTTTGAAAGGGCGGAAAGTCGCAGAACAAGACTAAGATTTCACATAGGTGCTTTGACGTTTACAGTAGTTTCTCTTCCCGATGAGTTCAAAATCACAGCAGCATGGACTAATTGTCGTCTCACACCTTTTAGAGCTCTTCAGCCGGTTGCGGCAAGCCAGTTTCAACCGGCATTTCTATGGTAACGTACAAACCATTGGTTGTACTGCAGGCTTTTGATTCGGTCCGGTGTCTtacttgtctgtttttgttttacagtcaaCCAGCATGAGATAAACAAGCAACAAGCCATGGCGGCTCATGCGCAGAGGCAACAAGGTAGGTGACTGATTTCACGGACTGTGTATTTGGTTATCGAAATAATCAGCAGACAAAATTCAACCCTAGTTATGAAAAacttgggacgttgtgtaatatgtaaataaaaccagaactaATGAACCGCAAATCTtgtaaacccatattttattcacaatggatcATAGGGagcatatcaaatgtttacacTAAGAAATTGTTCCATTTTTAGGGAAAATACTAAGGTAATTTACAATTTGATGGCAGCACCACATCCCTAAAAAAGGGGGACAGGGAAACAGAAGGTCAGAAAAGAAAGTGGCACAAATAAGAAATAGCTGGAAGAGCAGTTTGCAATTAATTAGGAGGACTGGGTatacaaacagcattttagagaagctgaatctctcacaagtaaagatgagcagagtAGTATattggaacaatttcagaataactTTCCTGTGTAAAACAGGCTTGATTCGGTAATGAATATTgttgcatggactcaggaacacctCCACAAATCATCATAGGACCATCAGTCCGTTATCATGCCCAGCGTTcaaaaagcctgcctctctgatgctatggggtgcattagtgcctatggcgTAGGAAgctcacacatctggaaagacacCTTCTATGGGGTGCCGTTTGTAAAGTAACAGTCAAAaattaacagaaatattttggtttatttagcctttcattaaaaaatggttttttttttaagtcaaaattTCACCATGttattcatacatttataaatgtcaaagtcccaaactaaatatttacctggcaagtgaataaaatatgggtttatcagattttcaaatcattgcattctgtttttattaaaattttacagCATCCCAGCTTTGTTGGAATTGGACTTGTTcaccactaaaaaaaaaaaaaaaaaaagaaactcttcCAGCATTCATtgatgtttggtgtttttatcaGCAGAGAAAGCCAAGAGCAGTGAGGGCTGACTCCCTCTGTGGCTCATGTTTGCGATAGATTAGAATGATACCGTGCACTGACCCGCTCTCCcatttttcagctgcttcccaCTCAGAGTGTGAATACCAAAACCCCATTTACAACAGGAGCACGGAACAGCTCAACCGTATGTAGACGACTGAGGGAAGAGTGCGAACACCACGTGACAAAGACCAATACtcactgatgtttttgttgtttgtttttattttaagtttgatcTCACTGTATTTTACTGCTCACAACATGTCTGCCACTGcttttgaataaaactcaacaaaacacaaaccacagTGGGCCTCCTTCTTCATTCTTGTCTCCGCGTTACAAAAGGAATCAAAGTCAGGGAGAGATGTGTGGGTTTCAAGTagatgaaactttatttaagaACTAATATGAAGGCgctaactagaagcactcaaagGGTGcaaaacctccaccaaggccataacgggcatataaaaaaataatagtgcGACCCGGATTATAATCTGGATCGgcatcaaaatttaatcaattgttgttggggttttttttgtgacaaccccaacatttcctgacaatttcatccaaatctgttatttattagtttttatgtaattttgcaaacagacagacaaacaaacacaaccgaAAACATAatctccttggcggaggtaacgAGCTCTATAACGCCTTCTGCTGGTTAAAGGATGTCAGTGTGTATTTTACACAATATCAGAGTTGAAACATATTGGAGATAAGAGAGAGGTTAGTGCTAACAACATTTCTCTATGTAATTCCAcctaaaactgacaaataaatgttgtcattttaggCCAAGATGGAGCTCAAATAGTGCCATTGGGTTTTTTCTAACAACCAgcccaaatttaaaaaaaaaaataacaaagttgtattcttttttgtgttgcctaatgCTAAtaagctgtagcagccatcatgaattgggttggaagttaatcagttgtagatggtcatctagttattactttctgagagtttcatcaaaatcagtccagtggttcatgagatactttgttaacagacagacaggcagggtttACTCAAATGGttaatgttttaagttttaagcaaGAACATCGTGAAAAGCTTAGTTTTTAGAGTATGCATTGAAGTTGGTGCTCAGCTCCTACCATGACAAACTTTAAActcagtaaaagtaaaagtggcTGAACTGTAGACCTTTATGTGTTTCCAGAGATCAGTTGGCTGCGACGGCCATCTTGacatgggttgactccaaaagttaatcagttgtagatgtacatccaggaTACTGCAAAATCACATGacattgtgcataatgttgtttttaggggttgacttctcagcataagacgcttaatctcagtttaaaactcttgaaaggcggcgggtgatatgcattcctccaaggaatgctaggcctttaactgagatgacttttgtaaagagctgcagcttcacagTGAAACGGAAATTAATTTAATTGATTTGAAAAACGAACTACAGAGTTACAAAGCACTCTTGAAGTGTTCTTAACATCATTTGGTTTGTTGTGCACATTCATTGTGGAGacaaaattcaaactttttatgtatttatatcaAAGTTCATGAAAGAAAATATCTGCAGT encodes the following:
- the LOC108238139 gene encoding uncharacterized protein LOC108238139; translated protein: MNADMWIFLLAPWLICVSSNGQPSSVETPQKDPCRTYTITAPLGSSVLLPCIFSKPNISRVTWAQVDNMDRILDVVRLTSKERVQFLDPRHGRVKAFPNQASLGNFSISIDELKKNDLGSYFCKTENKCLKVELQEQKEGEQFDEDRCETITLRAQLGSSVLLLCNLSTNGGSWVNWVNLNNSVLVRLSPNGRVQFIEPRQGRVKAFPNQASVGNFSIAIDELKDSDLGSYRCRKRNKCLQVDLLENKSTLDANAWRLIYICVGVAALFLLCLVSYFCWLKWAGLWNKRKQEYTVNENAAGASAPPQEAVCENQIDGDNNVYENDDQYPANRDPARNHSGPPRDLHAQGQTQPVQSNIGIYPNLEEFKFERAESRRTRLRFHIELFSRLRQASFNRHFYVNQHEINKQQAMAAHAQRQQAASHSECEYQNPIYNRSTEQLNRM